One genomic segment of Microbacterium sp. ProA8 includes these proteins:
- a CDS encoding RDD family protein produces the protein MTAERPAIVDIHQDEVLTGEAVALDVQPLGYFLRALGVLIDMVLGVVVLLLFAWGVGWLLSMDAVDPAVVPILTIVVLVLVMVVIPTVVETTTRGRSLGRLAVGGRIVRVDGGAAGFRHAFIRALVGVFELWFTVGAVAALVGAFTPRSQRLGDLLAGTYSERTRTPRLPDVNLGIPPILAEWAAVADVARLPERLSRRLAQFARSAVNMEPSARARVAASLAQEAAEHVSPVPAVDDETFLIGVVAVRRERELRALQLETARADALAGPVGSAPRGFPER, from the coding sequence ATGACCGCTGAGCGCCCCGCGATCGTCGACATCCATCAGGACGAGGTGCTCACCGGCGAGGCCGTCGCGCTGGACGTGCAGCCGCTCGGCTACTTCCTTCGGGCGCTCGGCGTGCTGATCGACATGGTGCTCGGCGTCGTCGTGCTGCTCCTGTTCGCCTGGGGCGTCGGATGGCTGCTGAGCATGGACGCCGTGGATCCCGCCGTGGTGCCGATCCTCACGATCGTCGTCCTGGTGCTGGTCATGGTCGTGATTCCCACGGTGGTCGAGACGACCACCCGCGGGCGCAGCCTCGGACGCCTCGCGGTCGGCGGGCGCATCGTCCGCGTCGACGGCGGAGCGGCGGGTTTTCGCCACGCCTTCATCCGGGCACTCGTCGGCGTCTTCGAGCTGTGGTTCACGGTCGGCGCCGTCGCCGCGCTGGTCGGCGCCTTCACACCGCGCTCGCAGCGGCTGGGCGACCTGCTCGCCGGCACCTACTCCGAGCGCACGCGAACCCCGCGACTGCCCGACGTCAACCTCGGCATCCCTCCGATCCTCGCCGAGTGGGCGGCGGTGGCGGACGTCGCACGCTTGCCGGAGCGGCTCTCGCGGCGCCTGGCGCAGTTCGCACGTTCGGCGGTGAACATGGAGCCGTCCGCACGCGCGCGGGTCGCGGCATCCCTCGCGCAGGAGGCGGCCGAGCACGTGTCACCTGTGCCGGCCGTCGACGACGAGACGTTCCTCATCGGCGTCGTCGCCGTGCGACGCGAGCGAGAGCTGCGGGCGCTGCAGCTCGAGACCGCGCGTGCGGATGCGCTGGCGGGTCCCGTGGGGTCCGCGCCGCGCGGGTTCCCGGAGCGGTGA
- a CDS encoding stage II sporulation protein M has product MDLDALTAARREEWERLDELSRSRRLSGAEVDELVTRYRAASADLADAKTSAGRSIQGDHISTMLGRARLRLTGAPENVMRQIPRFFALQLPAALYRVRWATLAIALGFVAVAGVVALWVAGDPALVASLGSEAQLEQYAENEFTEYYSENPAAVFAGTVWTNNAWIAAQCVLFGITGVWPVMVLVQNAVGVGTAAAIMTAFDRGDVFVLYILPHGLLELTCIFVAGAAGLQIFWAWVAPGPRSRGESLAAAGRSLATIAIGLVIALGVSGIIEGFVTAQPWPWPLKIGIGAAALALFLVYMLVVGRRAHRLGESGDLTEYEAGTPTLVAG; this is encoded by the coding sequence ATGGATCTCGACGCGCTCACGGCCGCCCGCCGCGAGGAGTGGGAGCGACTCGACGAACTCAGCCGATCCCGGCGTCTCTCGGGCGCAGAGGTCGACGAGCTCGTCACGCGCTATCGAGCGGCATCGGCCGACCTGGCCGACGCGAAGACATCGGCGGGACGCAGCATCCAGGGCGACCACATCTCGACCATGCTCGGGCGGGCGCGGCTGCGACTCACCGGCGCACCCGAGAACGTCATGCGTCAGATCCCGCGATTCTTCGCGCTGCAGCTCCCGGCCGCGTTGTACCGCGTGCGCTGGGCGACATTGGCCATCGCTCTGGGTTTCGTGGCGGTCGCCGGCGTCGTGGCGCTGTGGGTGGCCGGCGACCCGGCGCTGGTCGCGAGTCTCGGCAGCGAGGCCCAACTCGAGCAGTACGCCGAGAACGAGTTCACGGAGTACTACAGCGAGAACCCTGCGGCGGTGTTCGCCGGCACGGTCTGGACCAACAACGCCTGGATCGCCGCGCAGTGCGTGCTGTTCGGCATCACCGGGGTGTGGCCCGTCATGGTGCTCGTGCAGAACGCGGTCGGCGTCGGCACGGCCGCGGCGATCATGACCGCCTTCGATCGCGGTGACGTCTTCGTGCTGTACATCCTCCCGCACGGCCTGCTCGAGCTCACCTGCATCTTCGTGGCCGGGGCGGCAGGGCTGCAGATCTTCTGGGCCTGGGTCGCGCCGGGTCCGCGCTCGCGGGGCGAGTCGCTGGCGGCGGCGGGCCGGTCGCTCGCGACGATCGCGATCGGGCTCGTCATCGCCCTCGGCGTTTCGGGCATCATCGAGGGCTTCGTGACCGCGCAGCCGTGGCCGTGGCCGCTCAAGATCGGGATCGGCGCGGCGGCGCTCGCGCTGTTCCTCGTCTACATGCTGGTGGTGGGCCGCCGCGCGCACCGCCTGGGTGAGAGCGGCGACCTCACCGAGTACGAGGCGGGCACCCCGACCCTCGTCGCGGGCTGA
- a CDS encoding Fur family transcriptional regulator, protein MPAHSTVDSHAVDTAARLRAAGLRVTESRRAVVEALVERPHASADELFGIVARTIPGTSLQSVYNALGDFVDAGLARRIEPAGRPGLFELRVDDNHHHLVCCECGAVQDVDCVVGEAPCLTPSDAHGYALQAAEVTFWGVCPACVTARASATEPVAATRP, encoded by the coding sequence ATGCCCGCCCACTCCACCGTCGACAGCCACGCGGTCGACACGGCGGCACGACTGCGCGCGGCCGGGCTGCGGGTCACCGAGTCACGGCGCGCGGTCGTCGAGGCCCTCGTCGAGCGCCCTCACGCGAGCGCCGACGAACTGTTCGGCATCGTGGCGCGGACGATTCCCGGCACGAGCCTGCAGTCGGTGTACAACGCGCTCGGCGACTTCGTCGACGCCGGGCTCGCGCGCCGCATCGAGCCCGCGGGCCGCCCCGGCCTGTTCGAGCTGCGCGTCGACGACAACCACCACCACCTCGTCTGCTGCGAGTGCGGCGCCGTGCAGGACGTCGACTGCGTCGTGGGCGAGGCGCCCTGCCTGACGCCGTCCGACGCGCACGGCTACGCCCTGCAGGCCGCCGAGGTGACTTTCTGGGGCGTGTGCCCCGCCTGCGTGACGGCCCGGGCGAGCGCCACGGAGCCGGTCGCCGCCACGCGCCCCTGA
- the katG gene encoding catalase/peroxidase HPI, protein MTDTNDTIPEIGENPTDADQAVTPIDTPVDERADGETRPRPNESESCPVIHGGQPHPTTGNANSVWWPNQLNLKILAKNPAVANPLGEDFDYKAAFEALDLAAVKADIAQTLTTSQDWWPADFGNYGPLMIRMAWHSAGTYRVTDGRGGGGAGQQRFAPLNSWPDNVNLDKARRLLWPVKKKYGQSLSWADLMILAGNVALESMGFETFGYAGGRVDVWEPDADVYWGPETTWLDDERYSGDRELEKPLAAVQMGLIYVNPEGPNGNPDPLASARDIRETFGRMAMDDEETVALIAGGHTFGKTHGAAPDTNIEDNPEAAGLEQQGLGWKNNHGTGHGDDTITSGLEVTWTYHPTRWDNEFFHILYAYEWELMRSPGGGHQWRPINNGGADMVPLAHSNGRREPRMLTSDLALRTDPAYDAISRRFKDDPEAFADAFARAWFKLTHRDMGPIDRYLGPEVPAEELLWQDRVPAVEHDLIDADDAAALKAQILASGLSISELVETTWAAASSFRGSDKRGGVNGARIRLAPQKDWEANKPAQLQTVLAKLEQIQASFNDGRTDGKKVSLADLIVLAGNAAVEKAAADAGVEAEVVFHPGRTDATQEQTDEQSFAFLEPITDGFRNYYGPRAFMPEEHHLIDRANLLTLSAPELTVLVGGLRVLGANWDDSDYGVFTDRKGVLTNDFFVNLLDLGTTWKPLDPGAHAFSGAKDGSGEPVGIGTRVDLLFSSNSELRAVAEVYASDDANEKFVRDFVKAWGKVTELDRFDLV, encoded by the coding sequence ATGACCGACACCAACGACACGATCCCGGAGATCGGCGAGAACCCCACCGACGCCGACCAGGCGGTCACGCCGATCGACACGCCGGTCGACGAGCGCGCGGACGGCGAGACGCGCCCGCGCCCGAACGAGTCCGAGAGCTGCCCGGTGATCCACGGCGGTCAGCCGCACCCGACCACCGGCAACGCGAACAGCGTGTGGTGGCCCAACCAGCTGAACCTCAAGATCCTGGCCAAGAACCCCGCGGTCGCGAACCCCCTCGGCGAGGACTTCGACTACAAGGCGGCGTTCGAGGCGCTCGACCTCGCTGCGGTCAAGGCCGACATCGCCCAGACGCTCACCACGTCGCAGGACTGGTGGCCCGCGGACTTCGGCAACTACGGTCCGCTCATGATCCGCATGGCCTGGCACAGCGCCGGCACCTACCGCGTCACCGACGGTCGTGGAGGCGGCGGGGCCGGTCAGCAGCGCTTCGCTCCGCTCAACAGCTGGCCCGACAACGTCAACCTCGACAAGGCCCGCCGCCTGCTGTGGCCCGTCAAGAAGAAGTACGGCCAGTCCCTGTCGTGGGCCGACCTCATGATCCTCGCGGGCAACGTCGCGCTCGAGTCGATGGGCTTCGAGACGTTCGGCTACGCGGGCGGTCGCGTCGACGTGTGGGAGCCCGACGCCGACGTCTACTGGGGCCCTGAGACCACCTGGCTGGACGACGAGCGATACTCGGGCGACCGGGAGCTGGAGAAGCCTCTCGCGGCCGTGCAGATGGGCCTGATCTACGTGAACCCCGAGGGCCCCAACGGCAACCCCGACCCGCTGGCCTCGGCCCGCGACATCCGTGAGACCTTCGGCCGGATGGCGATGGACGACGAGGAGACCGTCGCGCTCATCGCGGGCGGCCACACGTTCGGCAAGACGCACGGCGCCGCACCCGACACGAACATCGAGGACAACCCCGAGGCGGCCGGCCTCGAGCAGCAGGGCCTCGGCTGGAAGAACAACCACGGCACCGGGCACGGCGACGACACCATCACCTCGGGCCTCGAGGTGACGTGGACCTACCACCCCACCCGCTGGGACAACGAGTTCTTCCACATCCTCTACGCGTACGAGTGGGAGCTCATGCGCAGCCCCGGCGGCGGTCACCAGTGGCGCCCGATCAACAACGGCGGCGCCGACATGGTGCCGCTGGCGCACTCGAACGGCCGTCGCGAGCCGCGCATGCTGACGAGCGACCTGGCTCTCCGCACCGATCCCGCATACGACGCCATCTCGCGCCGCTTCAAGGACGACCCCGAGGCGTTCGCCGACGCGTTCGCCCGCGCCTGGTTCAAGCTGACGCACCGTGACATGGGTCCGATCGACCGCTACCTCGGACCCGAGGTGCCGGCCGAGGAGCTGCTGTGGCAGGACCGCGTTCCCGCCGTCGAGCACGACCTGATCGACGCCGACGATGCGGCGGCGCTCAAGGCGCAGATCCTCGCGTCGGGCCTGAGCATCTCGGAGCTCGTCGAGACGACGTGGGCGGCGGCATCCTCGTTCCGCGGCAGCGACAAGCGCGGCGGCGTCAACGGCGCCCGCATCCGCCTGGCCCCGCAGAAGGACTGGGAGGCGAACAAGCCCGCTCAGCTGCAGACGGTGCTGGCGAAGCTCGAGCAGATCCAGGCGTCGTTCAACGACGGCCGCACCGACGGCAAGAAGGTGTCGCTGGCCGACCTCATCGTGCTCGCGGGCAACGCGGCGGTCGAGAAGGCAGCCGCGGACGCGGGCGTCGAAGCGGAGGTGGTCTTCCACCCGGGCCGCACCGACGCCACGCAGGAGCAGACCGACGAGCAGTCGTTCGCGTTCCTCGAGCCGATCACCGACGGTTTCCGCAACTACTACGGGCCGCGCGCGTTCATGCCCGAGGAGCACCACCTCATCGACCGGGCGAACCTGCTCACGCTGAGTGCTCCCGAGCTCACGGTGCTCGTCGGCGGCCTCCGCGTGCTCGGCGCGAACTGGGACGACTCGGACTACGGCGTCTTCACCGACCGCAAGGGCGTGCTGACGAACGACTTCTTCGTCAACCTGCTCGACCTCGGCACCACGTGGAAGCCGCTGGACCCGGGAGCCCACGCGTTCTCGGGCGCCAAGGACGGCTCGGGCGAGCCCGTCGGCATCGGCACCCGCGTCGACCTGCTGTTCAGCTCGAACTCCGAGCTGCGCGCGGTCGCCGAGGTGTACGCCTCGGACGACGCGAACGAGAAGTTCGTGCGCGACTTCGTCAAGGCATGGGGCAAGGTGACCGAGCTCGATCGCTTCGATCTCGTCTGA
- the aqpZ gene encoding aquaporin Z, which yields MSDTTIPPTAVNRLVAEALGTFLLVFGGVGTALFAANFPADAESNPLGVGFVGVALAFGLTVVVGAYAWGPVSGGHFNPAITLGLAAAGRFEWKNTIGYIIAQLIGGALGTTLIVLIGIFGTDDWLANAQDGGFASNGYGTGEFGSPGGFGLGAAIIAEVLLTAIFVLIILGVTHSTRGTAALAPLAIGLTLTLIHLISIPIDNTSVNPARSIAAAIYGGLEPLSQLWVFIVFPIVGGLLAGVLHRALFEPKGTLPPVQATARLP from the coding sequence ATGTCGGATACCACCATCCCGCCCACCGCGGTGAACAGGCTCGTCGCGGAGGCTCTGGGAACGTTTCTGCTCGTCTTCGGCGGTGTCGGCACCGCGCTGTTCGCGGCCAACTTCCCGGCGGACGCCGAGAGCAACCCGCTCGGTGTCGGGTTCGTCGGCGTCGCGCTCGCGTTCGGCCTGACCGTCGTCGTCGGTGCCTACGCGTGGGGTCCGGTCTCGGGCGGCCACTTCAACCCCGCGATCACGCTCGGACTCGCCGCCGCCGGCCGCTTCGAGTGGAAGAACACGATCGGCTACATCATCGCGCAGCTGATCGGCGGCGCGCTCGGCACGACGCTCATCGTGCTGATCGGCATCTTCGGCACGGACGACTGGCTCGCGAACGCCCAGGACGGCGGGTTCGCCTCCAACGGCTACGGCACCGGCGAATTCGGCTCCCCCGGCGGTTTCGGTCTCGGGGCTGCCATCATCGCCGAGGTGCTGCTGACGGCGATCTTCGTGCTCATCATCCTGGGTGTCACCCACTCGACGCGCGGCACCGCGGCACTCGCACCTCTCGCCATCGGCCTGACGCTCACCCTCATCCACCTCATCTCGATCCCGATCGACAACACGTCGGTGAACCCGGCACGTTCGATCGCGGCGGCGATCTACGGCGGCCTCGAGCCGCTCTCGCAGCTGTGGGTGTTCATCGTATTCCCGATCGTCGGCGGCCTCCTCGCCGGCGTCCTGCACCGCGCGCTCTTCGAGCCCAAGGGCACCCTGCCGCCGGTGCAGGCCACCGCGCGCCTCCCCTAG
- a CDS encoding DUF58 domain-containing protein, with translation MYLTGRLPLLLAVGAVPVVLLSAAGVDAWLAAAGWMLLCLVAALADAAAAPDPRRITVQRRLPRRVLLGQAVRAELVLRNGADQTSASGRAVRGRVRDAWQPTAGAPAERPAIDIPPGESRTIAIPLLPRRRGELRSRFVVVRSDGPLRLAGRQARLDEPGALRVLPPFTARRHLPSRLARLRELDGNTSVQVRGQGTEFDSLREYVRGDDVRSIDWRATARSSTTMLRTWRPERDRHVVIVIDTGRTAAARVGDGVRMDAAMEAALLLAALATRAGDHVHLLMFDRTIRARVTRVDGPGLLPALVDAMAPVEPQLIDTDWDAAFAQVRLLTSRPSLVVLLTAQDAAEAARGFLGSLPALAHGAHVLVGAVTDEQDPLPERPDATDVYRAAAIERAAHDAAVVAAAIGRAGGEAIAATPEDLPPRIADRYLALKAAGRL, from the coding sequence ATGTACCTGACCGGTCGCCTGCCGCTGCTCCTCGCCGTCGGAGCGGTGCCCGTCGTGCTGCTCTCGGCGGCGGGCGTCGACGCGTGGCTCGCGGCGGCAGGGTGGATGCTGCTGTGCCTGGTGGCGGCGCTCGCAGATGCGGCGGCAGCGCCGGACCCCCGCCGGATCACGGTGCAGCGACGGCTGCCGCGCCGCGTGCTTCTCGGCCAGGCCGTGCGCGCAGAGCTGGTGCTGCGCAACGGTGCCGATCAGACCAGCGCGAGCGGCCGCGCCGTGCGCGGGCGCGTGCGTGATGCCTGGCAGCCGACCGCCGGTGCGCCGGCGGAGCGCCCGGCGATCGACATCCCGCCGGGCGAGTCGCGGACGATCGCCATCCCGCTGCTGCCCCGCCGTCGCGGCGAACTGCGCTCGCGGTTCGTCGTGGTGCGCTCGGACGGCCCGCTGCGGCTCGCCGGACGCCAGGCGCGGCTCGACGAGCCCGGCGCATTGCGAGTGCTCCCGCCGTTCACCGCGCGGCGTCATCTTCCCTCGCGGCTCGCACGGCTGCGCGAGCTCGACGGCAACACGAGCGTGCAGGTGCGCGGACAGGGTACCGAGTTCGACTCCCTCCGGGAGTACGTGCGCGGCGACGACGTGCGCTCGATCGACTGGCGCGCGACGGCGCGGTCGAGCACGACGATGCTGCGCACCTGGCGCCCCGAGCGAGACCGACACGTGGTGATCGTGATCGACACGGGACGCACCGCGGCCGCCCGGGTCGGCGACGGCGTGCGGATGGATGCCGCGATGGAGGCGGCGCTGCTGCTGGCCGCCCTCGCGACGCGGGCCGGCGACCACGTCCACCTGCTGATGTTCGACCGCACCATCCGCGCCCGCGTCACGCGCGTCGACGGCCCGGGTCTGCTGCCGGCGCTCGTCGACGCCATGGCTCCGGTGGAGCCGCAGCTCATCGACACCGACTGGGACGCCGCGTTCGCCCAGGTGCGGCTGCTCACCTCCCGCCCGTCGCTCGTCGTGCTCCTGACGGCGCAGGACGCCGCGGAGGCCGCCCGCGGTTTCCTCGGGTCGCTGCCGGCGCTCGCCCACGGCGCGCACGTGCTCGTCGGCGCGGTCACCGACGAGCAGGACCCGCTGCCCGAGCGGCCGGACGCCACCGACGTGTATCGCGCCGCGGCGATCGAGCGCGCGGCGCATGATGCCGCCGTCGTCGCTGCGGCGATCGGCCGTGCAGGCGGCGAGGCCATCGCCGCCACGCCCGAGGACCTGCCACCCCGCATCGCCGACCGCTACCTCGCGCTCAAGGCGGCCGGACGCCTCTGA
- a CDS encoding MoxR family ATPase has translation MNRVRLEVGKAVIGQDGTVTGLLIALLARGHVLLEGVPGVAKTLLVRAFSTALGLGTTRIQFTPDLMPGDVSGSLVYDAKTGEFEFREGPVFTNVVLADEINRTPPKTQAALLEAMEERQVSTDGVTRSLPDPFLVAATQNPIEHEGTYTLPEAQLDRFLLKLIVDVPARDAELAVLRRHASGFDPRDLAGAGLGRAASAAEIRAAQRAAASVTVSDDVLGYIVDLAQATRSSPSVQLGVSPRAATALLAASKAWAWLGAYPAITPDHVQTMLLPTWRHRIRLRPDAELEGVSVDAVLGSVLQQTRVPI, from the coding sequence ATGAACCGCGTGCGCCTCGAGGTCGGCAAGGCGGTCATCGGCCAGGACGGCACCGTGACCGGCCTCCTGATCGCCCTGCTCGCGCGCGGGCACGTGCTGCTCGAAGGCGTTCCGGGTGTCGCCAAGACACTGCTCGTGCGGGCGTTCTCGACCGCGCTCGGCCTCGGCACCACGCGCATCCAGTTCACGCCCGACCTGATGCCGGGCGATGTATCGGGCTCGCTCGTCTACGACGCGAAGACCGGCGAATTCGAGTTCCGAGAGGGCCCGGTCTTCACGAACGTCGTGCTCGCCGACGAGATCAACCGCACGCCCCCCAAGACGCAGGCCGCACTGCTCGAGGCCATGGAGGAGCGTCAGGTTTCGACCGACGGCGTGACGCGGTCGCTCCCCGACCCGTTCCTCGTCGCGGCCACGCAGAACCCGATCGAGCACGAGGGCACCTACACACTGCCTGAGGCCCAACTCGACCGCTTCCTGCTGAAGCTCATCGTCGACGTGCCGGCACGGGATGCCGAGCTCGCGGTCCTCCGCCGCCACGCGAGCGGCTTCGACCCCCGTGACCTCGCCGGCGCGGGTCTCGGCCGCGCCGCCAGCGCCGCCGAGATCCGCGCGGCGCAGCGGGCCGCGGCATCCGTCACCGTCTCGGACGACGTGCTCGGCTACATCGTGGATCTCGCACAGGCCACCCGCAGCAGTCCTTCGGTGCAGCTCGGCGTCAGCCCGCGGGCGGCGACCGCACTCCTCGCGGCGTCGAAGGCCTGGGCGTGGCTCGGCGCGTATCCCGCGATCACCCCCGACCACGTGCAGACGATGCTGCTGCCGACCTGGCGGCACCGCATCCGGCTGCGGCCCGACGCGGAGCTCGAGGGCGTCTCGGTCGACGCCGTACTCGGCTCGGTCCTGCAGCAGACGCGCGTCCCGATCTAG
- a CDS encoding DUF4350 domain-containing protein: MSATATPPLPDTGLPGATAPPAPSRRRRVTAWVAIAFVLLVVGGIGGAVSAANQWAQRGALDPDSSGPDGMRGIVEVLRDHGVDVVVARDRAAASEALEGGPASLVLPDAPALSDDAVAGLAGAADDVVLIEPRARTLDLLLPGSAPAGVAPGGADAASLEPDCEVQDAVRAGPVTPGGLYSAGDGTAACYPAADGFGLLVRTGDGGRVAAVDAAALFTNEHLAENGNAALAANLMGRHPLVVWYIPGLGDTDLADANPSLGDLTPPWVSPVIVLLLVAGVAAGIWRGRRFGPLVAERLPVTVRASETTEGRARLYARAGDPLHAADRLRIGALRRLATLLGLAANAAAPEIADAVAGRTGLDRRAVRGILLDEIPRSDADLVALSTRLRDLEDAARAAVRPERSPR; the protein is encoded by the coding sequence GTGAGCGCGACGGCCACTCCCCCGCTGCCCGACACCGGGCTGCCCGGCGCCACCGCCCCGCCGGCGCCCTCCCGCCGCCGCCGGGTAACGGCATGGGTCGCCATCGCGTTCGTCCTTCTCGTGGTGGGCGGCATCGGCGGCGCGGTGTCGGCGGCGAATCAGTGGGCCCAGCGCGGTGCACTGGACCCCGACTCCAGCGGCCCCGACGGAATGCGCGGCATCGTCGAGGTCCTGCGCGATCACGGCGTGGACGTCGTCGTCGCGCGCGATCGGGCGGCGGCGTCCGAGGCCCTCGAAGGGGGCCCGGCGAGCCTCGTGCTGCCCGACGCGCCCGCACTGTCCGATGACGCCGTGGCCGGCCTCGCCGGGGCCGCCGACGATGTCGTGCTCATCGAACCGCGGGCGCGGACGCTCGACCTCCTGCTGCCGGGCTCGGCACCTGCCGGCGTCGCTCCGGGCGGCGCCGATGCCGCGAGCCTCGAGCCGGACTGCGAAGTGCAGGACGCCGTCCGTGCCGGCCCCGTGACCCCGGGCGGCCTCTACAGCGCGGGCGACGGCACAGCCGCCTGCTATCCGGCCGCCGACGGCTTCGGCCTCCTCGTCCGGACGGGCGACGGCGGCCGCGTCGCCGCCGTCGACGCGGCCGCCCTCTTCACGAACGAGCACCTCGCCGAGAACGGCAACGCCGCACTCGCCGCGAACCTGATGGGGCGGCATCCGCTCGTCGTCTGGTACATCCCCGGCCTGGGCGACACCGACCTCGCCGACGCGAACCCGTCTCTGGGTGATCTCACCCCGCCGTGGGTGAGCCCCGTGATCGTGCTGCTGCTCGTCGCGGGCGTTGCCGCGGGCATCTGGCGCGGCCGCCGGTTCGGCCCGCTCGTCGCCGAGCGCCTGCCGGTGACGGTCCGGGCGTCCGAGACGACCGAGGGCCGCGCGCGCCTTTATGCCCGCGCCGGAGATCCTCTGCACGCCGCGGACCGGCTCCGGATCGGCGCGCTGCGGCGCCTCGCCACCCTGCTCGGGCTGGCCGCGAACGCCGCCGCCCCCGAGATCGCCGACGCCGTCGCCGGCCGCACCGGCCTCGATCGCCGGGCGGTGCGGGGCATCCTGCTCGATGAGATCCCCCGCAGCGACGCCGACCTCGTCGCCCTGAGCACACGCCTGAGAGACCTCGAGGACGCCGCCCGCGCGGCCGTCCGCCCCGAAAGGAGTCCCCGATGA
- a CDS encoding DUF4129 domain-containing protein: protein MSLTSARSALQRPTDAVPPLTPDGDEARRWAEEELSDPSYDIAEPTPFDRIARAIGDFIGSLLNPDVSGGWGSTFALVAAIVVVVIIVAAFLVWGVPRVTRRSAPRTPLLFGDTEHRSAAELRGAAAERARASDWDVAIVLRFRALARGCLERGVVDPPPGATVHAFARAAARAFPALATRLEDAAAAFDDVRYLRRPGTAELYRLVAAVDDAVVSARPAAREEVPA, encoded by the coding sequence GTGAGCCTGACCTCCGCACGGTCGGCGCTGCAGCGTCCCACCGACGCCGTGCCGCCGCTGACGCCGGACGGCGACGAGGCGCGGCGCTGGGCGGAGGAGGAACTGTCGGACCCTTCCTATGACATCGCCGAGCCGACGCCGTTCGACCGGATCGCGCGTGCGATCGGCGACTTCATCGGCTCGCTGCTGAACCCGGATGTGTCCGGGGGGTGGGGCTCGACCTTCGCGCTGGTCGCCGCGATCGTGGTCGTGGTGATCATCGTCGCGGCGTTCCTGGTGTGGGGCGTGCCGCGGGTGACCCGCCGTTCGGCCCCGCGCACGCCCCTGCTGTTCGGCGACACCGAGCACCGCTCTGCGGCCGAGCTGCGCGGCGCCGCCGCCGAGCGCGCCCGGGCGTCCGACTGGGACGTGGCCATCGTGCTGAGGTTCCGCGCCCTCGCCCGCGGCTGCCTGGAACGCGGCGTCGTCGACCCGCCCCCCGGCGCGACCGTGCACGCCTTCGCGCGGGCAGCGGCACGTGCCTTCCCTGCGCTCGCCACCCGACTCGAAGACGCCGCGGCGGCGTTCGACGATGTCCGCTACCTGCGGCGCCCCGGCACGGCGGAGCTCTACCGCCTCGTCGCCGCCGTCGACGACGCCGTCGTCTCGGCGCGACCGGCGGCGCGTGAGGAGGTGCCGGCGTGA